Proteins from one Tsuneonella aeria genomic window:
- a CDS encoding RlmE family RNA methyltransferase, whose protein sequence is MTRGTRDVHKRVRTARGRTASSNRWLARQLNDPYVRQAKAEGYRSRAAYKLIELDEKFGILKGARRVVDLGVAPGGWSQVVRKLRPGAAVVGIDLLPTEPLEGVTLLQMDFMADEAPAALRDALGGPADLVLSDMAANTVGHKQTDHLRTMGLVETATWFAIENLEPGGAFVAKVLAGGTDAALLSLLKTHFRTVKHAKPPASRKGSSEWYVIAQGFKGTPGPQEG, encoded by the coding sequence ATGACCCGCGGAACAAGGGATGTGCACAAGCGGGTCAGGACGGCGCGCGGACGCACGGCGTCCTCCAACCGCTGGCTCGCGCGCCAGCTCAACGATCCCTACGTCCGCCAGGCGAAAGCCGAAGGCTATCGCAGCCGCGCGGCCTACAAGCTGATCGAGCTCGACGAGAAATTCGGCATCCTCAAGGGCGCACGGCGCGTGGTGGACCTTGGCGTTGCGCCCGGGGGGTGGAGCCAGGTGGTGCGCAAGCTGCGCCCCGGCGCGGCCGTCGTCGGGATAGACCTGTTGCCGACGGAGCCGCTCGAGGGCGTGACCCTGCTCCAGATGGATTTCATGGCCGATGAAGCGCCCGCGGCCCTGCGCGATGCGCTGGGCGGACCGGCGGACCTCGTACTCAGCGACATGGCCGCCAATACCGTGGGCCACAAGCAGACCGACCATCTGAGGACCATGGGCCTCGTGGAAACCGCGACCTGGTTCGCGATCGAGAACCTGGAGCCAGGCGGTGCGTTCGTGGCAAAGGTGCTGGCGGGCGGCACCGATGCCGCGCTGCTGTCACTGCTGAAAACGCACTTCAGGACCGTCAAGCACGCAAAACCCCCCGCGAGCCGCAAGGGCTCGAGCGAATGGTACGTCATCGCCCAGGGTTTCAAGGGGACGCCCGGGCCGCAAGAAGGCTAG
- a CDS encoding c-type cytochrome translates to MDDRFNTAAGWVLFSGVVALGLSSVSAKYFHADRPERPEAMGFPIEGVVEEGAGGEAGPDLGTLLASADAAAGEKAAQGRCGTCHTFDQGGAAKQGPNLWAVMGKPIGKHAAGFAYSSALSGHGGDWTFENMDAWLKSPKAFAPGTKMSFAGLSNAEDRANILLYLKQQGGGPELPAPAAAAAEAPAAGAAEDAAAGDPTAGAGPAEKPGPEAAGAVASPANDGPTKSTVGVQ, encoded by the coding sequence ATGGACGACCGTTTCAACACTGCCGCTGGCTGGGTCCTGTTTTCGGGCGTCGTCGCGCTCGGCCTTTCCAGCGTCAGCGCAAAGTATTTCCACGCCGACCGTCCGGAACGGCCCGAAGCGATGGGCTTCCCCATCGAAGGCGTGGTCGAAGAGGGTGCGGGGGGCGAGGCGGGCCCCGATCTCGGCACACTGCTCGCCAGCGCCGATGCAGCGGCGGGTGAAAAGGCGGCACAGGGCCGGTGCGGCACCTGCCATACCTTCGATCAGGGCGGCGCGGCCAAGCAGGGGCCGAACCTGTGGGCCGTCATGGGCAAGCCGATCGGCAAGCATGCCGCCGGATTCGCCTATTCCAGCGCGCTGTCGGGCCATGGCGGGGACTGGACGTTCGAGAACATGGACGCCTGGCTCAAGAGCCCGAAGGCGTTCGCGCCGGGCACCAAGATGAGCTTCGCCGGCCTGTCGAACGCCGAAGACCGCGCCAACATCCTGCTCTATCTGAAGCAGCAGGGCGGCGGGCCGGAACTGCCCGCTCCGGCGGCGGCGGCGGCAGAAGCGCCCGCGGCCGGCGCTGCTGAAGATGCCGCGGCCGGCGATCCGACCGCCGGCGCCGGACCGGCCGAAAAGCCGGGCCCCGAAGCGGCGGGCGCCGTTGCCAGCCCGGCGAACGACGGCCCGACCAAGAGCACTGTCGGCGTCCAGTAA
- a CDS encoding prephenate dehydratase translates to MSSFPAPARAMVDAMQAAAADDPVRAVAFAGAPGANSHRAALEMVRDCLPLPCFSFEDAIDAVKAGRAGAAAIPIENSQNGRVADIHFLLPESGLKIVAEHFLRINHALMALGPGPFEAAYSHPQALGQSRRFLRERGIVPLSYADTAGAAAHVAERGAPDLAAIAPPLAADLYGLRIVEHDVEDAADNTTRFLLLARDPLPPAAIGEPAVTTFVFEVKNVPAALYKALGGFATNGVNMTKLESYQSGASFSATMFYADIIGAPGDAAVDRALEELAFHCKELRMLGTYPQERARG, encoded by the coding sequence ATGAGCAGTTTCCCCGCACCGGCGCGCGCCATGGTCGACGCGATGCAGGCCGCGGCGGCTGACGATCCCGTTCGCGCCGTCGCATTCGCCGGCGCGCCCGGCGCCAACTCCCACCGCGCCGCGCTAGAGATGGTGCGGGATTGCCTGCCCCTGCCCTGCTTTTCGTTCGAGGACGCGATAGACGCCGTGAAGGCGGGCCGCGCGGGCGCCGCGGCCATCCCGATCGAGAACAGCCAGAACGGGCGGGTCGCGGACATCCATTTCCTCCTGCCGGAAAGCGGTCTCAAGATCGTTGCCGAACACTTCCTGCGCATCAACCACGCCCTGATGGCGCTGGGACCCGGACCGTTCGAGGCGGCGTACAGCCACCCGCAGGCGCTCGGCCAGTCGCGCCGGTTCCTGCGCGAACGGGGCATAGTCCCGCTCAGCTATGCGGACACGGCAGGCGCCGCGGCCCATGTCGCGGAGCGCGGAGCCCCCGATCTGGCAGCCATCGCGCCGCCGCTTGCCGCCGATCTTTACGGACTGCGGATCGTGGAGCACGATGTCGAGGACGCAGCCGACAACACCACGCGGTTCCTGCTGCTGGCGCGCGATCCGCTGCCGCCCGCCGCGATCGGCGAGCCTGCCGTGACGACGTTCGTCTTCGAAGTGAAGAACGTGCCGGCCGCGCTTTACAAGGCGTTGGGCGGCTTCGCCACGAACGGCGTCAACATGACGAAGCTGGAAAGCTACCAGTCGGGGGCGAGTTTTTCCGCCACCATGTTCTACGCCGACATTATCGGCGCGCCCGGCGACGCAGCGGTAGACAGGGCGCTCGAGGAACTGGCGTTCCATTGCAAGGAATTGCGTATGCTGGGCACCTACCCGCAGGAACGCGCGCGCGGTTAG